The following are from one region of the Heliangelus exortis chromosome 2, bHelExo1.hap1, whole genome shotgun sequence genome:
- the INTS8 gene encoding integrator complex subunit 8 has protein sequence MSAEAADREAATSSRPCTPPQTSWFEFLLEESLLEQHLQKASPDPPPVQLIVQFLEQASKPSVNEQNQVQPPPDNKRNRILKLLALKVAAHLKWDLDVLEKSLSVPVLNMLLNELLCISKVPPGTKHVDVDLSSLPPTTAMAILLYNRWAIRTIVQSSFPVKQPKPGPPQLNVMNQMQQEKELTENILKVLKEQAADSILVLEGALKMNKDLYVHTIRTLDLLAMEPGMVNGETESSTAGLKISAEEIQCQVCYDLGAIYFQQGATNAAVQENAKEKFFKTKELIAKNGSSSLHFTIDEERLAGYCQACGILTSSSGDASQQATPYSQIHSCMKSGNYQDLVKIFLEDNLTLSLPFEFRQSVLRELFQKAQLGNDALDEVCFKVCVCNTVCDVLQGRTVDVQFCQLFLKPSKEKIDFLLEVCSRSINLENASEALKRKLAAFLKNLCLGLEDLQLVFMISSHELFIKLLKDDERKLLVDQMRKRSPRINLSTKPVTSFYDIPASASVNIGQLEHQLILSVDPWRIRQILIELHGMTSERQFWTVSNKWEVPNVYGNVILGIKDNLTRDLVYILMAKGLHCCAIKDFVHAKQLFAACLELVTEFSPKLRQVMLNEMLLLDIYTHEAGAGVSGERPPSDLISRVRGYLEMRVPDIPLRQVIAEECVAFLLNWRENEYLTMQVPLPLVQTNPYVKLGQLLAATCKELPGPKESRRTAKDLWEVVVQICSVSSQHKRGNDGRVSLIKHRESTLGIMYRSELLSFIKKLREPLVLTTMLSLFVKLHNVREDIVNDITAEHISIWPSSIPNLQSVDFEAVAVTVKELVSYALTINSNNHFWLIIQADIYFATNQYSAALHYYLQAGAVCSDYFTKMVPPDVYTDQVIKRMIKCCSLLNCHTQVAILCQFLREVDYKTAFKALQEQNSHDAMDSYYEYIWDVTILEYLTYLHHKRGETDKRQIAIKAIGQTELNASNPEEVLQLAAQRRKKKFLQAMAKLYF, from the exons ATGAGCGCGGAAGCGGCGGACCGGGAAGCCGCCACCTCGAGCCGTCCTTGTACGCCGCCGCAGACCTCTTGGTTTGAGTTCCTGCTGGAGGAgtccctgctggagcagcaccTGCAGAAGGCCTCTCCCG ATCCACCACCTGTGCAGCTGATTGTCCAGTTCTTGGAACAAGCTTCAAAACCATCTGTGAATGAACAAAATCAAGTGCAGCCACCACCTGATAACAAAAGAAACCGCATTTTAAAACTCCTTGCTCTTAAAGTTGCTGCTCATCTGAAGTGGGACTTGGATGTGTTAGAGAAAAG cttgtCTGTTCCTGTATTGAACATGCTACTGAATGAACTTCTTTGTATCAGCAAAGTTCCCCCAGGAACTAAACATGTGGATGTAGACCTGTCCAGCTTACCCCCAACCACTGCAATGGCAATACTACTTTACAATAGATG GGCCATAAGGACCATTGTTCAAAGCAGCTTTCCTGTAAAGCAACCAAAACCTGGTCCACCTCAGTTAAATGT GATGAACCAGATGCAGCAAGAAAAGGAActaactgaaaacattttgaaagtg TTGAAAGAGCAAGCTGCTGATTCCATCCTTGTCCTGGAAGGAGCACTTAAAATGAACAAAGATCTTTATGTCCACACTATAAGGACTCTGGATTTATTAGCCATGGAGCCTGGAATGGTGAATGGAGAAACAGAGAGTTCCACAGCTGGACTGAAAATCAGTGCAGAGGAGATACAGTGCCAG GTTTGCTATGATTTGGGTGCAATCTATTTTCAACAAGGAGCTACAAATGCAGCTGTTCAAGAAAATGctaaagaaaagtttttcaaaacaaaggaGTTGATTGCAAAG AATGGTTCATCATCACTTCATTTTACCATTGATGAAGAACGATTAGCTGGGTACTGTCAAGCTTGTGGAATTCTCACCTCATCTTCTGGTGATGCATCTCAACAGGCAACACCTTACAGTCAAATCCACAGCTGTATGAAATCTGGCAACTATCAG GACTTAGTGAAGATATTCCTTGAAGATAATCTAACCCTCAGTTTACCTTTTGAGTTCAGGCAATCAGTGCTGAGAGAGCTCTTCCAAAAAGCTCAGCTAGG GAACGATGCTCTGGATGAAGTTTGTTTCAAAGTCTGTGTGTGCAACACGGTCTGTGATGTACTGCAGGGGCGCACAGTTGATGTTCAGTTCTGTCAACTGTTCCTGAAAcccagcaaagagaaaatagaCTTCCTTCTTGAg GTTTGTTCAAGATCAATAAACTTAGAAAATGCTTCTGAAGCACTGAAGAGAAAACTGGCAGCATTTCTCAA aAACTTGTGTTTGGGTTTGGAGGATCTTCAGCTTGTCTTCATGATTTCATCTCACGAGTTGTTCATAAAGCTGCTGAAAGATGATGAACGGAAGCTGCTCGTTGATCAAATGCGGAAGAGATCTCCTCGAATAAACCTCAGCACAAAACCTGTGACTTCTTTTTATGATATCCCAG CTTCAGCAAGTGTCAATATTGGCCAGCTTGAACATCAGCTTATATTGTCAGTAGATCCTTGGAGGATTCGCCAGATATTGATTGAGTTGCATGGGATGACTTCAGAACGCCAGTTCTGGACAGTTTCAAATAag TGGGAAGTACCAAATGTTTACGGCAATGTTATTTTAGGAATCAAAGACAATCTGACTAGGGATTTGGTCTACATCCTTATGGCAAAGGGATTACACTGCTGTGCAATCAAG GATTTTGTCCATGCAAAACAGCTTTTTGCTGCTTGCTTGGAGCTTGTGACAGAGTTCTCTCCAAAACTCCGTCAAGTCATGTTGAATGAAATGCTGCTCCTGGACATTTACACTCATGAAGCTGGAGCTGGTGTTTCTGGGGAACGTCCCCCTTCTGATCTTATAAGCAGAGTCCGAGGGTATTTGGAAATGAGAGTACCTG ATATTCCTCTTCGACAAGTTATAGCTGAAGAATGTGTTGCATTCCTGTTAAACTGGCGTGAGAATGAGTATTTAACCATGCAAGTTCCATTACCCCTGGTTCAGACTAATCCTTATGTGAAG CTGGGACAGTTGCTGGCTGCTACGTGCAAAGAACTTCCAGGTCCCAAAGAAAGTAGACGGACAGCTAAAGATCTTTGGGAAGTTGTTGTACAAATCTGCAGTGTATCCAGCCAGCACAAACGAGGGAATGATGGTAGAGTGAGTTTGATAAAGCACAGGGAATCTACACTAGGCATTATGTACAG GAGTGAATTGCTGTCCTTCATCAAAAAGCTTCGG GAACCATTGGTTTTAACCACAATGTTGTCCCTGTTTGTCAAGCTTCATAATGTTCGG GAAGATATTGTGAATGATATTACAGCAGAGCACATTTCCATCTGGCCCTCATCCATTCCTAA TCTTCAATCAGTGGACTTTGAAGCTGTGGCTGTTACAGTAAAAGAACTGGTCAGCTATGCATTAACTATCAACTCAAACAACCACTTCTGGTTAATTATTCAGGCAGATATATATTTTG CAACGAATCAGTATTCAGCAGCCCTTCACTATTACCTACAGGCAGGAGCTGTATGCTCAGACTACTTTACTAAGATGGTGCCACCAGATGTGTACACAGACCAG GTGATAAAAAGAATGATCAAGTGTTGTTCTCTACTAAACTGTCACACCCAG GTAGCTATTTTATGCCAGTTCCTCAGAGAAGTAGattataaaactgcatttaaGGCACTGCAGGAACAAAACAG TCATGATGCCATGGATTCTTACTATGAGTACATCTGGGATGTCACCATCTTGGAGTATTTGACAT ATCTCCACCACAAGAGAGGAGAGACAGACAAACGGCAGATAGCA ataaaAGCCATTGGCCAGACAGAGCTGAATGCCAGTAATCCTGAGGAAGTCCTGCAACTTGctgcacagagaagaaaaaagaagtttctgcAAGCAATGGCAAAACTTTACTTCTAG